Below is a genomic region from Silurus meridionalis isolate SWU-2019-XX chromosome 1, ASM1480568v1, whole genome shotgun sequence.
CTTGGGGAGCTATAAGGTGATGTCCTCACCGTTCTCAGAAGATGACCTCAGTGATGCATCAAGTCTGCGTTCCTGCTCCTCCCCAGATTCCCAAGTCCTCAGCTCAAGCTATGGAAGTACATCAAGCAATGAGAGCCAGGATGGCATCCTCAACTTCCTGTTGTCCCATACTTCCCTTGGTGGTGGAGGTAGCAATAATGCAGAGGTTAACACTGTAACCTCAACTCCTCTAGGATCCATCCTTTGGAACTCGCAAAGGGACAGCATGAAAGAAGAGAAGTTTGACTTACCAATATGGTCCTCATCAAACATAGAGGAGGCACCTGCTGAACCTTTTCAGCCCACCCTGGAGGAAATTGAAGAGTTCTTAGAAGAAAACATGAATGGTTTGGTTTCCCTTAAGCATGAAGTGAACTCACACCTTGGACTGGAACTAGAGCTGGATTTAGGATTGGGGACAGGAGTGGTGGTCACGGAAGAGACCTCATCTAGGGTGCCAGAGACAAGCACCATTGGATCTCAACAACATTCAAATCAAACTTTGCCAATAGCTAAGCTTCCACCAAATTTCAAAGTTAATCAAGAGACCAAAAGCACAGAGAGTATTCCAAGTAAGCAAAACCAGAGCATGGAGGAAGATGATGCAATAAAAAAGGAGACCCAGAGCTCACATGTCTCCACTGAGAACAGCACTACAGCAAGTGACAGCAATAGTAACAATGGGATGCCTGTTATTCTTCAAATCCAACCAATTCAGATCAAACAGGAGAATCAGAGCCCAACTGGGGCTGCAACTTCTCCCTCAACAACTCAGCCCCCTACCCCAAGCACAGACATAAAAATTGCCCAACTGCTGGTGAACATCCAGGGACAGACCTTTGCACTTGTCCCTCAGTTTGTACCCTCTGCCCCCaattcatcttcatcatctacCAGGCTCAATGCCACATCTAAATTTGTGCGTATAGCACCAGTGCCCATTGCAGCAAAACCTGTCGGTAGTGGAGGGGATGGTCTTGGATTGAGTGGATTTCAAGGTGGTCTCCTAGTCGGAGGAGCACAGAAGTTTCAAAAGAGTCCAGTGGCAGATCTCATCAAAATGCACAAGTGCAACTTTCCAGGCTGTGCCAAGATGTACACCAAGAGTAGCCATCTCAAAGCTCACCTGAGGAGGCATACTGGAGAGAAGCCATTTGCCTGTAATTGGCCTGGCTGTGTAtggaagtgagtgtgtgtttacgtTCATAGTGTGTTCAAGTGGGGAACAGaaatagttctttctttcaattttcTTGCCAATTCTGTGTATAGTTATTGTTGGTTTTATCTTTTGCACACAGATAGTGTGAATAGTGATTTGTGTGAAGTAGGAAAGAGAACTATGATATGACACTGACAGGTCCTTCCCTATTGAGCAGGACATGCAGCATGTGGTTCCAAGTcatgtgtttttaaatcttGCCAAGAATGAACTGGTATGCCTTGTGTGTAATAGATCTTTtgtctttgttgttgttcttaTGTTTAGGGTCAGGGTGTGTTGTTGAAACAGTAATATAGTCAAGCTAAAGAGGGTTACACCCAATCCCAAGCAATAGGGCGACAATAGTGAAAATGGTTAGTTGGccatataacaaaatataaacaaaaaagcataattagcaaacacatttaaaaaagaaaaaatatcttTACTGAACAAGAGTTATTAAGTTACTGAAAAATGTATCCTTCTTGAGATGATAATTGGATTGGATTAAGATTATTGCAATGATAATTTAGCAAGGAACGTAAGAAATTAATATCACTACAAGAATCCTGAAACAGATATAGCAGAATTTAATACAGACTTTTTCTAATGCTTTGTAAGTATCATAAGATAattagaattttacatttactaaaTACTGCTCAGTatacataaatctttaaaaaagggaataaaatcCCATCCCTACTACTGAGCATTGTAGTCAGAGGTTGTATGAGGGATGAAGTCGAACCTGTATTCTACAGACTTCTGTAGTACATAATGTATACATCTGGCTAATCTCATTGCTGATTCCAGTGCCATTAAATGGCATGGAGTGATCTGAAACAGGCCATACCTTATAaagttaatatataaaattaatgaaCTGAAATATTTTTGGATAGAGGAACTAGGCTTATGCCAGTATGaaagtttataaatataatatataaaagttcAAAATTCAGAtactgttttaaagatttattatttaaaccatTTATTTGATAGAAATTAAGCTCTCTAGAAGGTATTAATTGTTGTTTAATATGGTTCTTAATTTATGACTTAGAGACACAGACAAGCTCAGACACAGTTTGGGGAGTGTGGCAGAAACTGTCCCAAGGCTCTTCCTCTTTTACTACAAGTAGAAAGTAAGCGTTTAAGAGTGCTGGAATTTGACTGCTGGAACAATAGAAACTGCAGcattacctctctctctctctctctctctctctctctctctctctctctctctctctctctctctctattaatGCTACAGTAGCACCTTGGCTGCAAGCCAGGTCAGACAAGAACAACCATTCTCAACACTCAAACATAATTTCAACATACATCCACACTCAATCGAGGCCTGTTTGCATGTTAATATGTATCACATCACTTACTCTTAGTATTTTATGAAATTGCAAAATTAGATCTGATAAACTAACAAACTTTACAGCTGTTAGTTGTAGAGGAATGAATCGTCTTTCTCTCTGTGAGCATGTTTGTTTGAACAAGAGGAAACAAGTTGTTTTCCAGGCCACGAATTTTTAGCAACAAAAGAGGGTCTGTCCAAAGGCAAAAGGACAGGACTGAGATTAGTGAGAACCTGTATGAAATGAcgggttggtgtgtgtgtgtgcgtgaacGTCTGTTTGCACACGCATGCAGGTTGTTTGGTTTTTATATATTGGTAAGGTCCAAATGCCtcaacaaaaacagaaataactGAAAGGGACATTTAGTCAGTTGTCATTAGgaatattgattatttttaaatgctgcaactttgaaataaaataatttctctttGAGGTTAAGCTTAGGTGTAGACATTTAagctgcattaataattataattggaaagataatgagtgtgtgtgtgtgtgtgtgtgtgtgtgtgtgtgtgtgtgtgtgtgtaagtaagtaagtaagtaagtaagtaaaataCACTAAGACTGTGAGAGAGCGCCTGTGAAAAGAGGACTGTTTTAGGCCAAATGTATGTGCTGAATAGTTACCATGACTGTGAGAGTGGAACGCCTCCTGatcctttacacacacaaacacacatgcgcgcacgcacacacacgcgcacacacacacgcccgcTCTTACACACTCCTACCCCTACCTATGTCTCTCACAGGCATAGAAAGTGATTTCTTCTCTTGTCCACTGTGACTGTGTTAAGAGATCTGTGTGAGAGTCAAGCCCCTTTTCTGTACTGCTCTCTTGCAGGGCACTGCTTCTcccaaggacacacacacacacacacacacacacagcccatacacattacacaaaaagagtgaaagagagcgTAGACAAAAAGGTGTTCATCATGGAACCCCACTATGGTTATTAAAGAGAAGAACTGTTTAAACTGCTAGATGGTGAATAGATAACCTCGAATTAAAGTTTCCATCTAAGACATGTTTTTATGTGAGTCATTCTAATGTTACAATTGTACTGCTGCAAGATATGTACCGAAGTTCTGAGAaagattttgtttgtgtgttttgttaatTGGCATATGGTTTTTACTGAGGCATTTATCATCGGCATAACCAAGCGCTGAGGCGGATTGTCACAgaccagaaaaaaagaaaagcatgaaCACACGAGTTTGTTCTTTCTAGGAATTGCCTCTACTCTCTAATGAagctctctttcactcactcactcactcactctctcttacacacacacacacacacacacacacacacacacacacacacacacacacacacatttctttaacAGCAAGCAAGCAGGCCTCTTGGCATCCACAGGAGTTCTAAAACCGGACATTCCTCTTTACTTTCGAAGAAACTTAGAAGACCACACTATAAAATCACAGCTCTCAGAAGAGCCATAACAGTTTACTGCCAGTAGA
It encodes:
- the LOC124391680 gene encoding Krueppel-like factor 15, encoding MVDHLFSTEENFLSYSDIDSAPPVVYHLSDMVLNLGSYKVMSSPFSEDDLSDASSLRSCSSPDSQVLSSSYGSTSSNESQDGILNFLLSHTSLGGGGSNNAEVNTVTSTPLGSILWNSQRDSMKEEKFDLPIWSSSNIEEAPAEPFQPTLEEIEEFLEENMNGLVSLKHEVNSHLGLELELDLGLGTGVVVTEETSSRVPETSTIGSQQHSNQTLPIAKLPPNFKVNQETKSTESIPSKQNQSMEEDDAIKKETQSSHVSTENSTTASDSNSNNGMPVILQIQPIQIKQENQSPTGAATSPSTTQPPTPSTDIKIAQLLVNIQGQTFALVPQFVPSAPNSSSSSTRLNATSKFVRIAPVPIAAKPVGSGGDGLGLSGFQGGLLVGGAQKFQKSPVADLIKMHKCNFPGCAKMYTKSSHLKAHLRRHTGEKPFACNWPGCVWKFSRSDELSRHRRSHSGVKPYQCSVCEKKFARSDHLSKHIKVHRFPRNSRTVRTAA